A region from the Hyalangium minutum genome encodes:
- a CDS encoding LEA type 2 family protein has product MKPTALSQTFVSALAALWLGCASAPSKPSSPPTLALQEATVPSQNLTEATVSYAGQVVSPVPGVLEKADYELVSEGQVVKTGSAALNVPLTANQPTAFSFQERAPYVRGPEDLKALSDKGGTMLLALRGTLTVRSGQDVQTLPFAASRAVRVPRLPQVSIESLDAARYSNTEVNMTFRVGVKNPNPFPLRLDQVNYTLRVGGKQLGEGTLAKADTVDASATGVYPLEASVTSETWGPDVKALISKGVLPYTLQGELAGPLLKVPYSLDGNVKLNVSK; this is encoded by the coding sequence GTGAAGCCCACTGCCCTTTCCCAGACCTTCGTCTCCGCGCTGGCCGCCCTGTGGCTCGGGTGTGCCTCGGCGCCTTCCAAGCCCTCCAGCCCGCCAACCCTGGCGCTCCAGGAAGCCACCGTGCCGTCGCAGAACCTCACGGAGGCCACGGTGAGCTACGCCGGCCAGGTGGTGAGCCCCGTGCCCGGGGTCCTGGAGAAAGCGGATTATGAGCTCGTCTCCGAGGGGCAGGTGGTGAAGACGGGCTCGGCCGCGCTGAACGTGCCGCTGACGGCGAACCAGCCCACCGCTTTCTCCTTCCAGGAGCGCGCTCCGTACGTGCGCGGCCCGGAGGACCTGAAGGCGCTGAGCGACAAGGGTGGGACCATGCTGTTGGCCTTGCGCGGAACACTCACGGTGCGCTCGGGGCAGGACGTGCAGACGCTGCCGTTCGCCGCCTCGCGGGCGGTGCGCGTGCCGCGGCTGCCACAGGTGAGCATCGAGAGCCTGGACGCGGCGCGCTACTCGAACACGGAGGTGAACATGACCTTCCGTGTAGGCGTGAAGAACCCCAACCCCTTCCCGCTGCGGCTGGACCAGGTGAACTACACGCTGCGGGTGGGGGGCAAGCAGCTCGGCGAGGGTACGCTGGCGAAGGCGGACACGGTGGATGCATCCGCCACGGGCGTGTACCCGCTGGAGGCCTCGGTGACGTCCGAGACGTGGGGCCCGGACGTGAAGGCGCTCATCTCCAAGGGCGTGCTGCCCTACACGCTGCAGGGCGAGCTGGCGGGCCCTCTGTTGAAGGTGCCCTACTCGCTCGACGGGAACGTGAAGCTCAACGTCTCCAAGTAG
- a CDS encoding PAS domain-containing sensor histidine kinase, translated as MSETPSDLSERQRIEQLLHETLQRLELAVGAGHLGLWDWKVLENTVYFSSTWKAQLGYADHELSNSFDTWRNLLHPEERESIPSSVMRHVQDPSCSDRFVHEFRMLAKDGTWRWIAGYGLVVRGENGQGVRLTGYHVDITGQKAREAEQERLQEELRRTNAHLERLAKMKDEFFANMSHELRTPLNAVLGQAEALEEGIFGPVTPEQRSALKTIEESGRHLLSLINDVLDITKSSVGHLELEFGHVPVEEVCQESLRLVREQARRRGITVCYASDGAVPSVWADRRRLRQVLINLLSNAKKFTPQGGQVGLLVQAGPDGTVAFTVWDTGRGIPEEDRARIFEPFVQLDSGLDRCQEGSGLGLALVRRLVALHQGRVELESEVGKGSRFTVVLPRQHGSLAPR; from the coding sequence ATGAGCGAGACGCCTTCTGACCTGAGCGAGCGTCAGCGCATCGAGCAGCTCCTCCACGAGACGCTCCAGCGGCTGGAGCTGGCCGTGGGGGCGGGGCATCTGGGCCTGTGGGATTGGAAGGTGCTCGAGAACACCGTCTACTTCTCATCCACCTGGAAGGCCCAGCTCGGCTACGCCGATCACGAGCTGTCCAACTCCTTCGACACGTGGCGGAACCTGCTGCACCCCGAGGAGCGCGAGAGTATCCCGTCCTCGGTGATGCGGCACGTGCAGGATCCTTCGTGCAGCGATCGCTTCGTGCACGAGTTCCGCATGCTCGCGAAGGATGGCACGTGGCGGTGGATCGCCGGCTATGGGCTGGTGGTGCGGGGCGAGAACGGCCAGGGCGTCCGCCTCACCGGCTACCACGTGGACATCACCGGGCAGAAGGCGCGCGAGGCGGAGCAGGAGCGGCTGCAGGAGGAGCTGCGCCGGACGAACGCGCATCTGGAGCGCCTGGCGAAGATGAAGGACGAGTTCTTCGCCAACATGAGCCACGAGCTGCGCACGCCGCTCAACGCGGTGCTGGGCCAGGCCGAGGCCTTGGAGGAGGGCATCTTCGGTCCCGTCACGCCCGAGCAGCGCTCCGCGCTGAAGACCATCGAGGAGAGCGGCAGGCACCTGCTGTCGCTCATCAACGACGTGCTCGACATCACCAAGAGCAGCGTGGGGCACCTGGAGCTGGAGTTCGGCCACGTGCCGGTGGAGGAGGTGTGCCAGGAGAGCCTGCGGCTGGTGCGGGAGCAAGCGCGCCGCCGGGGCATCACCGTCTGCTATGCGAGCGACGGCGCGGTGCCGAGCGTCTGGGCGGACCGGCGGCGGCTGAGGCAGGTGCTCATCAACCTGCTCAGCAACGCGAAGAAGTTCACGCCCCAGGGAGGACAGGTGGGGTTGTTGGTGCAGGCGGGCCCAGACGGTACGGTGGCCTTCACGGTCTGGGACACGGGGCGGGGCATCCCGGAGGAGGACCGGGCGCGCATCTTCGAGCCCTTCGTTCAGCTCGACTCAGGGCTGGACCGGTGCCAGGAGGGTTCGGGGCTGGGACTGGCGCTGGTGCGCCGCCTGGTGGCGCTGCACCAGGGCCGGGTGGAACTGGAGAGCGAGGTAGGGAAGGGCAGCCGCTTCACGGTTGTGCTGCCGCGGCAGCACGGCTCCCTGGCGCCGCGCTGA
- a CDS encoding pilus assembly protein N-terminal domain-containing protein, with amino-acid sequence MAAPVSFWAGRGAVLLATLLLLPASALAWPVDLVFSLETGTERFHKLSAVEWIEVEDPSVATVEVLPGSNELLVTGLRPGRTLLLLYAEGKFGVWRLAVTAKGVRAALETAPEQLAAAKKACPGLQVNEGTERSLVATVKDSACRKALLALFQTDAWLGRELDLTFELPVLQEQLSLLNTGLKELGLEARYSGAGLVLQGKASPQNHRRALWELFRQSVGRVPLEDRVQLDVPEVAPDAGTGPVDAGVGLTPETPEKPGKRKRGAPTK; translated from the coding sequence ATGGCCGCACCTGTGTCCTTCTGGGCGGGGCGGGGAGCCGTCCTGCTCGCCACCCTCCTGCTTCTTCCCGCCAGCGCCCTCGCGTGGCCGGTGGACCTCGTCTTCTCCCTGGAGACCGGGACTGAACGGTTTCATAAGCTCTCCGCCGTCGAGTGGATCGAGGTGGAAGACCCCTCGGTCGCCACCGTGGAGGTGCTCCCGGGCAGCAATGAGCTGCTCGTCACCGGCCTGCGCCCCGGCCGCACCCTCCTGCTGCTCTATGCCGAGGGCAAGTTCGGCGTCTGGCGCCTGGCCGTGACCGCGAAGGGCGTCCGAGCAGCGCTTGAGACTGCGCCCGAGCAGCTGGCCGCCGCGAAGAAGGCCTGTCCCGGACTCCAGGTGAACGAGGGCACCGAGCGCTCGCTGGTTGCCACCGTGAAGGACTCGGCCTGCCGGAAGGCGCTCCTGGCCCTCTTCCAGACGGATGCCTGGCTGGGACGAGAGCTGGACCTCACCTTCGAGCTCCCCGTGCTCCAGGAGCAGCTCTCCCTCCTCAATACCGGCTTGAAGGAGCTGGGGCTGGAGGCCCGCTACAGCGGCGCGGGGCTCGTGCTCCAGGGGAAGGCCTCGCCTCAGAACCATCGGCGTGCGCTCTGGGAGCTGTTCCGCCAGTCCGTGGGCCGCGTCCCCTTGGAAGACCGCGTGCAGCTCGACGTGCCCGAGGTTGCGCCCGATGCGGGCACCGGGCCCGTGGACGCGGGCGTGGGCTTGACTCCCGAGACTCCCGAGAAGCCTGGGAAGCGCAAGCGCGGAGCTCCCACGAAGTGA
- a CDS encoding PhnD/SsuA/transferrin family substrate-binding protein: protein MSSLSAPIRFLIYPAIGEIREHVRVEFFGRLLSQRAGRPIVVELARTYEMVEQELAAGRVDMAWGTAEQCNAFEPQSHAVLRAVRSGRWQYHAALICRWDRPVTLKTLQGTRAAWVAPLSTGGYLLAKRHLESQGLNPDTLFAEQRFVGSYRNALLAVLKGQAEVASLFTTHPDEVTVRAGLAQRVGASEHRLTPFTFTEPTLSDGIILTRRLSKADADAMASALTSMTADGRGMAPLLGLFEIDGFALAPEAQGQRLPASPIRRAEYLAVELDHEEKSLSVCSSPGLVFGQDVRGKEGQTLTDVLPPEAGAPLEALARAARHHGIGGRAEYRLEVDGQMRLYAAEATPQPAPPGQPSPGTALLVRDITEQHSLETELYRLASFPLLHPEPMLELGQDGALHYANPAAHTAFPDLLVLGSRHPLVSAALAALKKGEDSTGPLVVEISHHHWELAISSLQEAGVIRVFAKNVTTRKLMETRLLHADRMAALGSLAARVGHEMNNPLAYLMANLSFAREEITRLRQALRVQKNDKLLDEFDEVLEALGESREGAERLRLIVHDLHLLVREPPTHRAWVNVHQVLEDALQALRNELRHRARLEKDFQPVPLVEADEARLGQVFLNLMLNAVQAMSDRDAARNVLRVATRTSPAGEVVVEIQDTGEGMKPEVMARLFEPFFTTRANSMGMGLSVSHAIVTSLGGNLRVESQPGVGTHVTVILPVQ from the coding sequence TTGTCATCGCTGAGCGCCCCCATCCGCTTTCTCATCTACCCCGCGATAGGAGAGATCCGGGAGCACGTCCGGGTGGAGTTCTTCGGCCGGCTGCTCTCGCAGCGCGCCGGGCGCCCCATCGTGGTGGAGCTGGCGCGCACCTACGAGATGGTGGAGCAGGAGCTGGCCGCAGGCCGCGTGGACATGGCCTGGGGCACCGCCGAGCAGTGCAATGCTTTCGAGCCCCAGTCCCACGCCGTGCTGCGCGCCGTGCGCTCCGGGCGCTGGCAGTACCACGCCGCCCTCATCTGCCGGTGGGACCGGCCCGTCACGTTGAAGACGCTGCAGGGCACTCGCGCCGCGTGGGTGGCTCCGCTGTCCACCGGCGGCTACCTGCTGGCCAAGCGCCACCTGGAGTCCCAGGGGCTGAATCCCGACACGCTCTTCGCCGAGCAGCGCTTCGTGGGCAGCTACCGCAACGCGCTGCTCGCCGTCCTCAAGGGCCAGGCCGAGGTCGCTTCCCTGTTCACCACGCACCCCGATGAAGTGACGGTGCGCGCGGGGCTGGCCCAGCGCGTGGGTGCCTCCGAGCACCGGCTCACGCCCTTCACTTTCACCGAGCCCACCCTCTCGGATGGGATCATCCTCACCCGCCGGCTGTCCAAGGCGGATGCCGACGCCATGGCCTCCGCCCTCACCTCGATGACCGCCGATGGCCGGGGCATGGCGCCGCTGCTCGGCCTGTTCGAGATCGACGGCTTCGCCCTGGCGCCCGAGGCCCAGGGCCAGCGGCTTCCCGCCTCGCCCATCCGGCGCGCCGAGTACCTCGCAGTGGAGCTGGATCACGAGGAGAAGAGCCTGAGCGTGTGCTCCTCTCCGGGGCTCGTCTTCGGCCAGGACGTGCGTGGCAAGGAGGGCCAGACGCTGACGGATGTGCTGCCCCCTGAAGCAGGGGCACCCCTGGAGGCGCTCGCCCGCGCCGCGCGGCACCACGGCATCGGCGGCCGCGCCGAGTACCGCCTCGAGGTGGACGGGCAGATGCGGCTCTACGCCGCCGAGGCCACCCCTCAGCCAGCGCCCCCCGGCCAGCCCTCGCCCGGCACTGCCCTGCTGGTGCGCGACATCACCGAGCAGCACTCCTTGGAGACGGAGCTCTATCGCCTGGCCTCCTTCCCACTCCTTCATCCCGAGCCGATGCTGGAGCTCGGGCAGGATGGAGCGCTGCACTACGCGAACCCGGCCGCGCACACCGCGTTCCCGGATCTGCTGGTGCTCGGCTCACGCCACCCGCTGGTGTCGGCCGCGCTCGCCGCGCTGAAGAAGGGCGAGGACTCCACGGGGCCCCTGGTGGTGGAGATCTCCCACCACCACTGGGAGCTGGCGATCTCCTCGCTGCAGGAGGCGGGCGTCATCCGCGTGTTTGCCAAGAACGTCACCACGCGCAAGCTGATGGAGACGCGCCTGCTCCACGCCGACCGCATGGCCGCCCTGGGCTCGCTCGCCGCGCGCGTGGGCCACGAGATGAACAACCCGCTCGCCTACCTGATGGCCAACCTCTCCTTCGCGCGCGAGGAGATCACCCGGCTCCGGCAGGCGCTGCGCGTCCAAAAGAACGACAAGCTGCTGGACGAGTTCGACGAGGTGCTCGAGGCGCTCGGCGAGTCCCGGGAGGGCGCGGAGCGGCTGCGCCTCATCGTTCATGATCTCCACCTGCTGGTGCGCGAGCCGCCCACGCACCGGGCCTGGGTGAACGTGCACCAGGTGCTGGAGGACGCCTTGCAGGCGCTGCGCAACGAACTGCGCCACCGCGCCCGGCTGGAGAAGGACTTCCAGCCCGTGCCGCTGGTGGAGGCGGACGAGGCCCGGCTGGGGCAGGTGTTCCTCAACCTGATGCTCAACGCCGTGCAGGCCATGTCCGATCGGGACGCGGCGCGCAACGTGCTGCGCGTGGCCACCCGCACCAGTCCGGCGGGAGAGGTGGTGGTGGAGATCCAGGACACCGGCGAGGGGATGAAGCCCGAGGTGATGGCGCGCCTCTTCGAGCCCTTCTTCACCACGCGCGCCAACAGCATGGGCATGGGGCTGTCCGTGAGCCACGCCATCGTCACCAGCCTGGGCGGCAACCTGCGCGTGGAGAGCCAGCCCGGCGTGGGGACCCACGTCACCGTCATCCTGCCCGTGCAGTAG
- a CDS encoding sensor histidine kinase yields MPDPVSSAEPSAQDAPRAPACVLIVDDDTASRSTVAALLSPLRYRLRFAASGEEALASVEEEIPDLVLMDVMMPGLDGFEVCRRMRALLQEVSIPIVLVTALDARKDIVRGLEAGADDFLPKPVHGAELRARVRNLLKVRAYYQLLATQRDSALATVDVLRQQVLQADRLATLGTFAAGVSHELNNIAQVLRSALESPFAPRDGSAEARADVQSNREALTHVSNHLTELARTILRIARPTGAELQEADLCQTLREVRDMLRLTGRTRHAQVVLVLPQQPCRIRANPVHAQQVFLNLISNAADAVVDAPSPFIEAGVQAGPEGRLEAWVRDNGPGIPSELRTRIFEPFFTTKPVGAGTGLGLPVVKQIVESWGGKIHVQESIGRGTRMVIDLPVAPASASPRASP; encoded by the coding sequence ATGCCCGACCCGGTTTCCTCCGCGGAGCCCTCGGCTCAGGACGCCCCGAGAGCTCCGGCGTGTGTGCTGATTGTCGATGACGACACCGCGAGCCGCAGCACGGTGGCGGCCCTGTTATCGCCCCTGAGATACCGGCTGCGCTTCGCCGCGAGCGGCGAGGAGGCCCTGGCGTCCGTGGAGGAGGAGATCCCGGACCTGGTGCTGATGGACGTGATGATGCCGGGGCTGGATGGCTTCGAGGTCTGCCGCCGCATGCGCGCGCTGCTGCAGGAGGTCTCCATCCCCATCGTGCTCGTCACCGCGCTGGATGCGCGCAAGGACATCGTCCGAGGGCTGGAGGCGGGCGCGGACGACTTCCTTCCCAAGCCGGTGCACGGCGCCGAGCTGCGGGCGCGGGTCCGCAACCTGCTCAAGGTGCGTGCCTACTACCAGCTGCTCGCCACGCAGCGCGATAGCGCGCTCGCCACGGTGGACGTGCTGCGTCAGCAGGTGCTGCAGGCGGATCGGCTGGCCACGCTGGGCACCTTCGCCGCGGGCGTCAGCCACGAGCTGAACAACATCGCCCAGGTGCTGCGCAGCGCTCTCGAGTCCCCGTTCGCGCCTCGGGATGGCAGCGCGGAGGCGCGGGCGGATGTCCAATCCAACCGGGAGGCGCTCACGCACGTGTCGAACCACCTCACCGAGCTGGCTCGCACCATCCTGCGCATCGCGCGTCCCACGGGCGCGGAGCTCCAGGAAGCCGATCTGTGCCAGACGCTCCGGGAGGTGCGCGACATGCTGCGCCTCACGGGCCGCACCCGGCATGCGCAGGTGGTCCTCGTCCTGCCGCAGCAGCCGTGCCGCATCCGCGCAAACCCCGTGCACGCCCAGCAGGTGTTCCTCAACCTGATCAGCAACGCCGCCGACGCCGTGGTGGACGCGCCTTCTCCGTTCATCGAGGCCGGTGTCCAGGCCGGTCCCGAGGGACGGCTCGAGGCCTGGGTGCGGGACAACGGCCCCGGTATTCCCTCCGAGCTGCGCACCCGCATCTTCGAGCCCTTCTTCACGACCAAGCCCGTTGGCGCTGGGACTGGGCTGGGGCTGCCGGTCGTCAAACAGATCGTCGAGTCCTGGGGAGGGAAGATCCACGTCCAGGAGTCCATCGGACGCGGCACGCGGATGGTGATCGATCTGCCCGTGGCTCCGGCCTCCGCTTCGCCCCGGGCCTCCCCATGA
- a CDS encoding class I SAM-dependent methyltransferase, translated as MTGALVLLLLALLLGGMLSIVVYTLRTGISPMPTLGAVRRQLLPLVKPEQEGTILELGAGWGTLAFALADRCPRAKVVAYELSPLPWAFCWLRQRLSPRPNLELRRQDFFRASFSGASLVVCYLFPGAMAQLAPKLLAELAPRTPILSHTFALRGWTPVRTLQVEDLYRTRIYLYEAGSP; from the coding sequence GTGACCGGGGCGCTCGTTCTGCTCCTGCTGGCGCTCCTCCTCGGGGGGATGCTGTCCATCGTCGTCTACACGCTTCGGACCGGCATCTCCCCCATGCCCACCCTGGGTGCAGTCCGCCGGCAGCTGCTGCCTCTGGTGAAGCCCGAACAGGAGGGCACCATCCTCGAGCTCGGCGCGGGGTGGGGGACGCTGGCCTTCGCGCTCGCGGACCGCTGCCCTCGCGCGAAGGTGGTCGCCTACGAGCTGTCCCCGCTGCCCTGGGCCTTTTGCTGGTTGCGGCAGCGCCTCTCTCCACGCCCCAACCTCGAGCTGCGGCGGCAGGACTTCTTCCGCGCCTCGTTCTCGGGCGCGTCGCTCGTCGTCTGCTACCTCTTTCCTGGTGCCATGGCGCAGCTCGCGCCCAAGCTGCTCGCGGAGCTGGCGCCTCGCACCCCCATCCTCAGCCACACCTTCGCGCTCCGAGGATGGACTCCCGTGCGCACCCTTCAGGTGGAGGACCTGTACCGCACCCGCATCTACCTCTATGAGGCCGGCTCCCCCTGA
- a CDS encoding putative metallopeptidase gives MAPRRPNFNKALRALIRDIAAQMPEFGHVKASRVLVVAGEARRTSRGTVKPLCFRGGKSIDRTGRRKPIVRIRGRRMLYCITLRPLFFRGSTARARIETVIHELFHCSRRFDGTLHSGRRHDVLGRDFARRLRPIVRRYLKVCPRELKAAFAYRGEVRVLQWLERPGHAYIPGASRVRVRKVYTEDQLFYGIARMVTPKPRAPREAGPRPPKIH, from the coding sequence GTGGCCCCACGCCGCCCCAACTTCAACAAGGCGCTCCGCGCCCTCATCCGCGACATCGCCGCCCAGATGCCGGAGTTCGGCCACGTGAAGGCCAGCCGCGTCCTCGTCGTCGCTGGCGAAGCCCGCCGCACCTCCCGAGGCACCGTGAAGCCCTTGTGCTTCCGCGGGGGCAAGAGCATCGACCGCACCGGCCGCCGCAAGCCCATCGTCCGCATCCGCGGCCGGCGGATGCTCTACTGCATCACCCTGCGCCCCCTCTTCTTCCGGGGCTCCACTGCCCGCGCCCGTATCGAGACGGTCATCCACGAGCTGTTCCACTGCTCGCGCCGCTTCGACGGCACGCTGCACTCGGGGCGGCGGCATGACGTGCTCGGCCGCGACTTCGCCCGGCGCCTGCGCCCCATCGTGCGGCGCTACCTCAAGGTGTGTCCCCGCGAGCTGAAGGCCGCCTTCGCCTACCGCGGCGAGGTGCGCGTGCTGCAGTGGCTGGAGCGTCCCGGCCACGCGTACATCCCTGGCGCCTCTCGCGTGCGCGTGCGCAAGGTCTACACCGAGGACCAGCTCTTCTACGGCATCGCCCGCATGGTGACGCCCAAGCCCCGTGCGCCCCGCGAGGCGGGCCCTCGCCCCCCGAAGATCCACTGA
- a CDS encoding hemolysin family protein, whose amino-acid sequence MPTWALWATCLALCFLRALVAAAESALYGTSDLRAQELAESNGASGKRVLRHKTEREAAATALRLGSVLSGFLAAAIATLTPLRLLNFTELVEGEDGWLRVATVTAGALFVGVLASLMEVTMRGLANAGPDRWALRLSWLVSGLVFLLYRPMRVLLSVLNLVAKTFGRTLRFEPPPPPLEELEKLLAAQAANNEVDKSAPQLIRSIFELSDKRCRDVMVPRTDVITVDISTPPTEVLRLLAEENHSRIPVYRDDVDHIVGVLHARDLIPLLQHPELIVLQDVIRPANFVPWMKPIGDLLREMQKKRIHMAMVVDEYGGFMGVVTLEDILREIVGDIGDEFEEVEKQVEKQADGTFLVDASMEVEQFTQSFGFELPEGDFDTLGGFLSSLAGHLPDVGERFTYGGWQFTVAAKEGARIDRVRVAKLKPSTNSPKETKGDGRAEAASGDGRPDAPPAPKP is encoded by the coding sequence ATGCCTACCTGGGCCCTGTGGGCCACCTGCTTGGCCCTCTGCTTCCTTCGTGCGCTCGTGGCTGCCGCCGAGTCCGCGCTCTATGGCACCTCTGACCTGCGCGCCCAGGAGCTGGCGGAGTCGAACGGCGCCTCGGGGAAGCGGGTGCTGCGCCACAAGACCGAGCGCGAGGCCGCTGCCACGGCGCTGCGCCTGGGGAGCGTGCTCTCCGGCTTCCTGGCTGCGGCGATTGCCACCCTCACGCCGCTGCGGCTGCTGAACTTCACCGAACTGGTCGAAGGGGAGGATGGGTGGCTGCGGGTGGCCACGGTGACGGCGGGGGCGCTCTTCGTGGGCGTGCTGGCCAGCCTGATGGAAGTAACGATGCGCGGCCTGGCCAATGCGGGGCCGGATCGCTGGGCGCTGCGGCTGTCGTGGCTGGTGTCCGGGCTGGTGTTCCTCCTCTACCGGCCGATGCGCGTGCTGTTGAGCGTGCTCAATCTGGTAGCAAAGACGTTCGGCCGCACGCTGCGCTTCGAGCCTCCGCCTCCGCCCCTGGAGGAGCTGGAGAAGCTGCTGGCCGCGCAGGCGGCGAACAACGAGGTGGACAAGAGCGCGCCGCAGCTCATTCGCTCCATCTTCGAGCTGTCCGACAAGCGCTGCCGGGACGTGATGGTGCCGCGCACGGACGTCATCACGGTGGACATCTCCACGCCGCCCACCGAGGTGCTGCGGCTGCTGGCGGAAGAGAACCACTCGCGCATCCCCGTGTACCGGGATGACGTGGACCACATCGTCGGGGTGCTGCACGCGAGAGATCTGATTCCGCTGCTCCAGCACCCGGAGCTGATCGTCTTGCAGGATGTGATTCGCCCGGCGAACTTCGTGCCGTGGATGAAGCCGATTGGCGACTTGCTGCGGGAGATGCAGAAGAAGCGCATCCACATGGCGATGGTGGTGGACGAGTACGGCGGCTTCATGGGGGTGGTGACGCTGGAGGACATCCTCCGGGAGATCGTCGGCGACATCGGCGACGAGTTCGAGGAGGTGGAGAAGCAGGTGGAGAAGCAGGCCGACGGCACCTTCCTGGTGGACGCCTCCATGGAGGTGGAGCAGTTCACGCAGAGCTTCGGCTTCGAGCTGCCCGAGGGAGACTTCGACACGCTGGGCGGCTTCCTGTCGTCCTTGGCGGGCCACCTGCCGGACGTGGGCGAGCGCTTCACCTACGGCGGCTGGCAGTTCACCGTGGCGGCGAAGGAAGGCGCGCGTATCGACCGAGTGCGCGTGGCCAAGCTCAAGCCATCGACGAATTCTCCCAAGGAGACCAAGGGAGACGGGCGCGCCGAAGCGGCCTCCGGAGACGGGCGCCCGGACGCGCCGCCTGCACCCAAGCCCTGA
- the aat gene encoding leucyl/phenylalanyl-tRNA--protein transferase, translating to MPIYLLDPDDPEAFPPPEKAHRSGVVAVGGDLRPERLLAAYSRGIFPWPSEGQPLMWHSPDPRFVLEPAKLHVGRSLRKTLKAGTYEVRYDTAFADVIAACSEAPRPGQNGTWITDDMRDAYTTLHRLGFAHSIESWQDGKLMGGLYGVSLGAAFFGESMFARGPDASKVAFVTAVERFHEWGFHFVDCQVETEHLARFGAEHWPRRRFLTALARALEEPTRRGPWTVSPAQGEPAS from the coding sequence GTGCCGATCTACCTGCTCGATCCCGATGATCCGGAGGCCTTTCCTCCGCCCGAGAAGGCCCACCGCAGCGGTGTGGTCGCGGTGGGAGGGGATCTGCGGCCGGAGCGCCTGCTGGCGGCGTACTCGCGCGGCATCTTCCCCTGGCCGTCCGAGGGACAGCCGCTGATGTGGCACTCGCCGGATCCGCGCTTCGTGCTGGAGCCGGCCAAGCTCCACGTGGGCCGCAGCCTGCGCAAGACGCTCAAGGCGGGCACCTATGAGGTGCGCTACGACACGGCGTTCGCGGACGTCATTGCCGCGTGCTCGGAGGCGCCTCGGCCGGGGCAGAACGGCACGTGGATCACGGACGACATGCGCGACGCGTACACCACGCTGCACCGGCTGGGCTTCGCGCACTCGATTGAGTCCTGGCAGGACGGCAAGCTGATGGGAGGCCTCTACGGGGTGTCGCTGGGCGCGGCCTTCTTTGGCGAGAGCATGTTCGCGCGAGGGCCGGATGCCTCGAAGGTGGCCTTCGTCACGGCGGTGGAGCGCTTCCACGAGTGGGGTTTCCACTTCGTGGACTGCCAGGTGGAGACCGAGCACCTGGCCCGGTTCGGCGCGGAGCACTGGCCTCGCCGCCGCTTCCTCACGGCGCTGGCTCGGGCGCTGGAGGAGCCCACCCGCCGCGGTCCGTGGACCGTCAGCCCCGCTCAGGGGGAGCCGGCCTCATAG
- a CDS encoding radical SAM protein codes for MSALERPWAINWDVTYACPLRCTHCYSESGRRASRQLSLEEMYRVADALIALKPRTVQFSGGEPLLVKGLFPVAERIAQAGIAVILYTSGWLLDERMVPDILRVFSQVNVSVDGTTAKVHDTVRSKPGAFQRAMKALGLLNDAVREQRQRGERGLNFGIDCVVVRSNFHQLEEFCTAIAPRFPEMRFLTMGAAVPSGLANRPGFADHELLTDDQLWLLGSQGFTRYLQTLAPSSVRVTTLDGLVLQMHPDHIASGRALRSLMHVEPDGAVRGMPIYEGTVGNLLEEPPQVLWERALARHLDPFLAETLRPVRTMKEWAKAARRIDLHYGSPQDRARIFLRQNYRPRPSEPGVLGKLRPGPAPGWTPKPTHATAH; via the coding sequence ATGAGTGCACTCGAGCGACCCTGGGCCATCAATTGGGATGTGACGTACGCCTGCCCGCTGCGGTGTACCCACTGTTACTCCGAGTCCGGTCGGCGGGCTTCGCGTCAGCTGAGCCTGGAGGAGATGTACCGGGTAGCGGATGCGCTCATCGCGCTCAAGCCGCGGACGGTGCAGTTCAGCGGGGGCGAGCCGCTGCTCGTCAAAGGGCTCTTCCCGGTCGCCGAGCGAATCGCCCAGGCGGGCATCGCGGTCATCCTCTATACGAGCGGTTGGCTGTTGGACGAGCGGATGGTGCCGGACATCCTGCGCGTCTTCTCTCAGGTGAACGTGAGCGTGGATGGGACGACGGCGAAGGTGCACGACACGGTGCGCAGCAAGCCGGGCGCTTTCCAGCGGGCCATGAAGGCGCTCGGGCTGCTGAATGACGCGGTGCGCGAGCAGCGGCAGCGCGGTGAGCGGGGCCTGAACTTCGGGATCGATTGCGTGGTGGTGCGCAGCAACTTCCACCAGCTGGAGGAGTTCTGCACGGCGATTGCCCCCCGGTTCCCAGAGATGCGGTTCCTGACGATGGGCGCGGCGGTGCCTTCTGGGCTGGCCAATCGGCCGGGCTTCGCGGACCACGAGCTGCTGACAGATGATCAGCTGTGGCTGCTGGGCTCGCAGGGCTTCACACGCTACCTGCAGACGCTGGCCCCCTCTTCGGTGCGGGTCACCACCCTGGACGGGCTCGTCCTGCAGATGCACCCGGACCACATCGCCAGCGGCCGGGCCTTGCGCAGCCTGATGCACGTAGAGCCGGACGGGGCGGTGCGCGGCATGCCCATCTACGAGGGCACCGTCGGCAACCTCTTGGAGGAGCCTCCGCAGGTGCTGTGGGAGCGCGCGCTGGCGCGGCACCTGGACCCGTTCCTGGCGGAGACGCTGCGGCCGGTGCGGACCATGAAGGAGTGGGCGAAGGCGGCGCGCCGTATCGATCTGCACTACGGCTCGCCGCAGGACCGGGCCCGGATCTTCCTGCGGCAGAACTACCGCCCCCGTCCCAGCGAGCCGGGAGTCCTCGGCAAGCTGCGCCCGGGGCCGGCTCCTGGCTGGACCCCCAAGCCCACGCACGCGACCGCGCACTGA